A region of Saccharococcus thermophilus DNA encodes the following proteins:
- the prmC gene encoding peptide chain release factor N(5)-glutamine methyltransferase has protein sequence MRYKIYEVLTWASSFLKQHGKEEKVAELLLCHHLRLTRAQLLARLRDPLAESVRQSFLADVYQHVYEHVPVQHLLGYEYFYGREFLVNRHVLIPRPETEELVQGVLTRISYLFPDSQRLDVIDVGTGSGAIAVTLALENPALRVTAIDISAEALQMAARNAERLGAEVAFLHGDLLQPLIEANRKVDVVVSNPPYIPERDIPSLSPVVKNYEPIQALAGGEDGLAFYRRFARELPLVLKERALVAFEVGAGQGEAVASLLKEAFPLANVEVAFDINGKDRMVYATLS, from the coding sequence ATGCGTTATAAAATTTACGAAGTCCTCACATGGGCTTCTTCTTTTTTAAAGCAGCATGGAAAAGAAGAAAAGGTAGCGGAGCTGTTGCTTTGCCACCATTTGCGGCTGACGAGAGCCCAGCTGTTGGCGCGGCTGCGCGATCCGCTCGCAGAAAGCGTGCGCCAATCGTTTTTGGCGGATGTTTATCAACATGTGTACGAACACGTCCCGGTACAGCATTTGCTCGGCTATGAATATTTTTACGGACGGGAATTTCTTGTCAACCGCCACGTGCTCATTCCGCGCCCGGAAACGGAAGAATTAGTACAAGGCGTGTTAACAAGAATTTCATATTTATTTCCAGACAGTCAACGGTTGGATGTCATCGATGTCGGCACGGGAAGCGGGGCGATTGCGGTGACGCTTGCCTTAGAAAATCCGGCGTTGCGTGTGACGGCGATCGATATTTCTGCGGAAGCCCTGCAAATGGCAGCGCGAAATGCAGAACGTCTTGGCGCCGAGGTCGCTTTTTTACACGGCGATTTGTTGCAGCCGCTTATCGAAGCGAACCGCAAAGTCGATGTTGTCGTATCCAACCCGCCATATATTCCAGAACGGGACATCCCTTCCCTTTCGCCTGTTGTTAAAAATTACGAACCGATACAGGCCCTTGCCGGCGGTGAGGATGGTCTTGCTTTTTACCGCCGCTTTGCCCGCGAACTGCCCCTTGTGCTAAAAGAACGGGCGCTTGTGGCGTTTGAAGTGGGCGCCGGGCAAGGGGAAGCGGTCGCCTCATTGCTGAAGGAGGCATTTCCGCTAGCGAACGTTGAAGTTGCTTTCGACATCAACGGAAAAGACCGGATGGTATATGCGACGCTGTCATAA
- the spoIIR gene encoding stage II sporulation protein R, which produces MSQKKIAIVLYILLLMIGVLVNVYGHQTEAGVNATVAIPNEAIRLRILANSDSAKDQELKHKVRDAVNAKITKWVADLTSFAEAKRVIHSHLPEIKQTVADVLRKEHSDQSYKVEFGQVDFPTKIYGNYVYPAGKYEAVLITLGEGKGANWWCVLFPPLCFLDFSNSDAVQMSEARSAGKEKRKTDSKGEQSQSDVAVTDEADKETKETNETNETKEIKKTGEINETNATNETDEQQDAGSEAANKEIKQAGIATTASPFVAEQEQPVEVKFFFVELIKRLIP; this is translated from the coding sequence ATGAGTCAAAAAAAGATTGCCATTGTTTTATATATATTGCTATTAATGATCGGTGTACTTGTCAATGTATATGGCCATCAAACAGAGGCGGGGGTCAACGCCACGGTGGCGATTCCGAATGAAGCCATCCGCCTGCGTATTTTAGCCAACAGTGATTCCGCTAAAGATCAGGAGCTGAAGCATAAAGTCCGCGATGCGGTCAATGCCAAAATTACGAAATGGGTTGCTGATTTGACGTCTTTTGCGGAGGCAAAGCGGGTCATTCACTCCCATCTCCCTGAGATTAAACAAACGGTCGCTGACGTATTGCGGAAAGAACATAGCGATCAGTCGTATAAAGTCGAGTTTGGCCAAGTGGATTTTCCGACGAAAATTTACGGCAATTACGTATATCCAGCAGGCAAGTATGAAGCGGTGTTAATTACACTTGGCGAAGGGAAAGGGGCCAATTGGTGGTGCGTTTTATTCCCGCCGCTTTGTTTCCTTGATTTTTCCAATAGCGATGCGGTGCAAATGAGCGAGGCGCGATCCGCCGGGAAAGAGAAAAGAAAAACGGATTCGAAAGGTGAGCAAAGCCAGTCGGATGTTGCTGTAACAGACGAAGCGGATAAGGAGACGAAGGAAACAAACGAAACGAATGAAACGAAGGAAATAAAAAAAACAGGCGAAATAAACGAAACAAATGCAACAAATGAAACCGACGAACAACAAGATGCTGGCAGCGAAGCGGCCAACAAGGAAATCAAACAAGCAGGCATTGCGACAACAGCATCTCCATTTGTTGCCGAACAGGAACAACCGGTGGAAGTAAAATTTTTCTTTGTAGAACTGATCAAGCGTCTTATTCCATAA
- a CDS encoding L-threonylcarbamoyladenylate synthase, with translation MVEVNKVKTDVWIVDNIVDKQHIYPQIKEAARLLQCGEVIAFPTETVYGLGADATNTAAVEKIFAAKGRPSDNPLIVHIARREQLEAIVSDVPDIAAMLIERFWPGPLTLILPKKEGVISDRVTAGLSTVAVRMPAHPVALALIEESGLPLAAPSANRSGRPSPTTAGHVLVDLDGRIAGVVDGGETGIGVESTVLDCTAKVPTILRPGGITKEALAEVIGTVADGSTFADDKQAPKAPGMKYTHYAPKSPMAIVQGSPSFLQTLVDKQRALGKKVGVMTTEENRACYQADVVLACGWRRDLHTVASHLYDTLRKFDETDVDIIYSESFPAEGIGVAIMNRLQKAAGHQVIVER, from the coding sequence ATGGTAGAGGTGAATAAAGTGAAAACCGATGTGTGGATTGTGGATAATATTGTTGATAAACAACATATTTATCCACAAATAAAAGAGGCTGCCCGTCTGTTGCAATGTGGAGAAGTCATCGCCTTTCCGACGGAAACGGTCTATGGATTAGGGGCGGATGCCACCAATACAGCAGCGGTCGAGAAAATTTTTGCGGCTAAAGGCCGTCCAAGCGACAATCCGCTTATTGTTCATATCGCCCGCCGCGAACAGTTAGAAGCGATCGTTTCCGATGTTCCCGATATCGCCGCTATGCTGATCGAACGGTTTTGGCCGGGACCGCTGACCCTTATTTTGCCGAAAAAAGAAGGCGTCATTTCGGATCGAGTGACCGCCGGCTTATCGACGGTAGCGGTGCGCATGCCGGCACATCCGGTCGCGCTTGCGCTTATTGAAGAAAGCGGCCTGCCGCTGGCGGCCCCAAGCGCCAATCGATCCGGCCGTCCGAGCCCGACGACGGCGGGGCATGTGCTTGTCGATTTAGACGGACGCATTGCCGGCGTGGTTGATGGCGGTGAAACAGGCATCGGTGTGGAATCGACAGTGCTTGATTGTACGGCGAAAGTACCTACGATTTTGCGCCCTGGCGGCATTACAAAAGAAGCGCTCGCAGAAGTGATCGGCACGGTCGCCGATGGCAGCACCTTTGCGGATGACAAGCAAGCGCCGAAAGCGCCGGGAATGAAATATACACATTATGCGCCAAAATCGCCAATGGCGATTGTTCAAGGCTCCCCTTCCTTTTTGCAGACGCTCGTCGATAAGCAGCGGGCGCTTGGCAAAAAGGTTGGCGTGATGACGACGGAAGAGAACCGTGCATGCTATCAAGCAGATGTCGTGTTGGCGTGTGGATGGCGGCGCGATTTGCATACGGTGGCGAGCCATTTATACGACACGCTGCGCAAATTCGATGAAACGGATGTCGATATTATTTACAGTGAATCGTTTCCGGCGGAAGGAATCGGGGTAGCGATCATGAACCGGCTGCAAAAAGCGGCTGGCCATCAAGTGATTGTGGAAAGGTAA
- a CDS encoding manganese efflux pump MntP family protein, with amino-acid sequence MNMFIGEIIALSMMAFALGMDAFSVALGMGLLRLRLKQIFYIGVTIGLFHIIMPLFGMFVGRFLSRQFGSIASYIGGALLLLLGIQMIVASFKKEGDSSISPRGIGLIFFAFSVSLDSFSVGLSLGIFGARTMLTILLFGFFSMVLTWGGLMLGRHFQQWLGVYSEALGGSILLAFGLKLLFSF; translated from the coding sequence ATGAACATGTTCATCGGCGAAATCATAGCGCTATCGATGATGGCGTTTGCGTTAGGAATGGACGCATTCTCCGTCGCCTTAGGCATGGGCTTGCTTCGCTTGCGCTTAAAACAAATTTTTTATATAGGCGTTACAATCGGTCTTTTTCACATTATCATGCCGCTGTTCGGCATGTTCGTCGGCCGTTTTTTATCCCGCCAGTTTGGCAGCATCGCCTCGTATATCGGCGGGGCGTTATTGCTGCTGTTGGGAATTCAAATGATTGTCGCGTCGTTTAAAAAGGAAGGCGATTCATCGATTTCGCCAAGAGGGATAGGACTTATTTTTTTTGCGTTTAGCGTGAGTCTTGACAGCTTTTCCGTCGGGCTCAGCCTTGGCATTTTCGGAGCAAGAACGATGCTGACGATCTTATTGTTCGGCTTTTTTAGCATGGTGCTGACATGGGGTGGACTGATGCTGGGGCGCCATTTTCAGCAATGGCTTGGCGTTTACAGCGAAGCGCTTGGCGGCAGCATTTTGCTCGCATTCGGCTTAAAGCTGTTGTTCTCCTTTTGA
- a CDS encoding low molecular weight protein arginine phosphatase: MSYRILFVCTGNTCRSPMAAALLAHKQLPNVEVKSAGVFAAEGCDASPHAKAVLKEKGIDANHRSSLLKKEDVDWATHILTMTAGHKQLVVERFPEAKTKTFTLKEFVSGKQGDVFDPFGGPIEIYRQTRDELTALIDGLIEKLGGNS; encoded by the coding sequence ATGTCGTACCGCATTTTATTTGTCTGTACGGGAAACACATGCCGAAGCCCGATGGCGGCCGCGCTTTTGGCGCATAAGCAGCTGCCGAATGTGGAGGTGAAATCAGCGGGAGTATTTGCCGCAGAAGGGTGCGATGCCTCGCCTCACGCCAAAGCGGTGTTGAAAGAAAAAGGGATTGATGCCAACCACCGTTCGTCGCTGTTAAAAAAGGAAGATGTCGATTGGGCGACGCATATTTTGACGATGACCGCGGGGCATAAGCAGCTCGTTGTCGAGCGGTTTCCGGAGGCGAAAACAAAAACGTTTACGTTGAAAGAATTTGTTTCCGGGAAGCAAGGCGATGTATTCGATCCGTTTGGCGGACCGATAGAAATATACCGCCAGACAAGGGACGAGCTGACCGCATTAATTGACGGTCTTATCGAGAAATTAGGGGGA